The Medicago truncatula cultivar Jemalong A17 chromosome 4, MtrunA17r5.0-ANR, whole genome shotgun sequence genome includes a region encoding these proteins:
- the LOC11445670 gene encoding uncharacterized protein, whose amino-acid sequence MSAEQILTLLDSFWFETTILTNKNPSKVEEILPQDTNLLLVPTPNLDVRFYSEQNLSIIGSVFSDSPSPNSVLTSSKLRTIPSEREFGEFSTGTSSENHHQKEDVAYTKKKQSQSYRRRRRKSRSLSELEFKELKGFMDLGFVFSEEDKDSKLVSLIPGLQRLGRENDDAEEGEDEEHKKIDENVLSDNKPYLSEAWDVFDQRERKNPLVNWRVPDKGSEIDMKDNLKFWAHAVASIAR is encoded by the coding sequence ATGTCTGCAGAACAAATTCTAACGTTGTTAGATTCCTTTTGGTTTGAAACAACAATTCTAACCAACaaaaatccttcaaaagttgaagaaattctTCCTCAAGACACAAATCTCTTACTTGTTCCAACTCCAAACCTTGATGTTAGGTTCTATAGTGAGCAAAACTTGAGCATCATAGGATCTGTTTTCTCTGATTCTCCATCACCAAATTCAGTCCTCACCTCATCAAAGCTTAGAACAATCCCTTCTGAACGAGAATTCGGAGAATTCTCAACGGGGACTAGTAGTGAAAATCATCATCAGAAGGAAGATGTTGCATACACTAAGAAAAAACAAAGCCAAAGTTATAGAAGAAGGAGAAGGAAAAGTAGGAGTTTATCAGAGCTTGAGTTTAAAGAGCTAAAAGGGTTTATGGATTTGGGTTTTGTGTTTTCTGAGGAAGATAAAGATTCAAAATTGGTTTCATTGATACCTGGTTTACAAAGACTTGGAAGAGAAAATGATGATGCAGAAGAAGGTGAAGATGAAGAACATAAGAAGATTGATGAAAATGTTTTATCTGATAATAAGCCTTATTTATCTGAGGCTTGGGATGTTTTTGATCAAAGGGAGAGAAAAAATCCATTAGTGAATTGGAGGGTACCAGATAAGGGTAGTGAGATTGACATGAAAGACAATCTTAAATTCTGGGCTCATGCAGTTGCATCCATTGCTAGATAA
- the LOC11445913 gene encoding chaperone protein dnaJ C76, chloroplastic — protein sequence MAQLLTPLYPEALKIHNSSLCTRSSWQMLQQKTAVSPWRFATPSCKRRGFGRVRVATEQESFSTSDSVGAEDYYAVLGLLPDATPEQIKKAYYNCMKTCHPDLSGNDPETTNFCTFINEVYEVLSDPVQRRVYDDIHGYSLTSINPFMDDSSPKDHVFVDEFSCIGCKNCANVACDVFGIEEDFGRARVYNQFGNPELIQTAIESCPVDCIHWTSAAQLSLLEDEMRRIERVNVALMLSGMGSALGDVFRMANTRWEKRQLKFLEQARSRMMKQKGYDKTNSYWDNLRGKPRDYENSEEEVKERAKRAAAAARKWREYSRKGGAVKPSTVKLPEATSSTKD from the exons ATGGCTCAATTATTGACTCCACTATACCCAGAAGCTCTAAAAATCCACAACTCATCTTTGTGTACTAGAAGCTCATGGCAGATGCTACAACAAAAAACTGCAGTTAGTCCATGGAGATTTGCAACACCAAGTTGCAAACGAAGAGGTTTTGGTAGGGTAAGAGTTGCTACTGAACAGGAATCATTTTCAACCAGTGACAGTGTTGGAGCTGAAGACTATTATGCAGTTTTGGGTCTG CTTCCAGATGCAACACCAGAGCAGATCAAGAAGGCATACTACAATTGTATGAAAACTTGCCACCCGGATTTGAGTGGCAATGATCCTGAGACCACTAATTTCTGCACCTTCATCAATGAAGTCTATGAG GTGCTCAGTGATCCAGTTCAGCGCAGGGTTTATGATGATATTCATGGCTATTCTTTGACATCAATCAATCCTTTCATGGATGATTCTAGTCCGAAGGATCATGTTTTTGTCGATGAATTCAGCTGCATAG GCTGCAAAAACTGTGCCAATGTTGCCTGTGATGTGTTTGGAATTGAAGAAGACTTTGGAAGAGCCAGAGTATACAATCAGTTTGGGAACCCTGAATTAATTCAAACGGCTATTGAAAGTTG CCCTGTTGACTGCATTCATTGGACATCAGCTGCACAACTATCATTACTTGAAGACGAAATGCGCCGTATAGAAAGAGTCAAT GTTGCCCTAATGCTTTCAGGAATGGGATCAGCATTAGGCGACGTTTTCAGAATG GCAAATACCCGATGGGAGAAAAGACAGTTAAAATTCTTG GAACAAGCGAGGTCAAGAATGATGAAGCAGAAAGGTTATGATAAAACAAATTCATACTGGGACAATCTTCGAGGAAAACCAAGAGACTACGAAAATTCAG AGGAGGAAGTAAAAGAAAGAGCAAAAAGAGCTGCAGCTGCTGCTAGAAAATGGAGGGAATACTCAAGGAAGGGTGGTGCTGTTAAGCCTTCCACAGTCAAACTTCCAGAGGCAACCTCATCCACCAAGGACTAG
- the LOC11446907 gene encoding senescence-specific cysteine protease SAG39: MTSPNNFIIPMFLIFTTWMLPYVMSSRVLEPYLSNKHEKWMTQFGKSYKDAAEKEKRFQIFKNNVEFIELFNAVGNKPFNLSINHFADLTNEEFKASLNGNKKLHDKFDILNETTSFRYHNVTSVPASMDWRKRGAVTPIKNQGSCGSCWAFSTVASIEGIHQITTGELVSLSEQELIDCVRGNSSGCSGGYLEDAFKFIAKKGGMASETNYPYKETDEKCKFKKESKHVAEIKGYEKVPSNSENDLLKAVANQPVSVYVDAGDYVFQFYSGGIFTGKCGTDTDHVVTIVGYGVSLDYTEYWLVKNSWGTGWGEKGYMKLKRNVDSKKGLCGIATNPSYPVA, encoded by the exons atgacTTCCccaaacaattttattatacCTATGTTTCTCATTTTCACAACATGGATGCTCCCTTATGTAATGTCTAGCAGGGTTCTTGAACCCTACTTATCAAATAAACATGAGAAATGGATGACACAATTTGGAAAATCTTACAAAGATGCTGCAGAGAAGGAAAAACGTTTTCAAATATTCAAGAATAATGTGGAGTTCATTGAATTGTTCAATGCTGTTGGAAACAAACCTTTCAACCTTAGTATTAACCATTTTGCTGACCTAACTAATGAAGAATTTAAGGCTTCACTTAATGGGAACAAGAAGTTGCATGAtaaatttgacattttaaatgaaACAACGTCGTTCAGGTATCACAATGTAACTTCTGTTCCAGCTTCCATGGATTGGAGGAAAAGAGGTGCCGTTACTCCTATCAAAAACCAAGGATCATGTG GTAGTTGTTGGGCATTTTCAACTGTGGCTTCCATAGAGGGTATCCACCAAATAACAACAGGTGAACTAGTGTCACTATCAGAACAAGAACTGATAGATTGTGTGAGAGGTAATAGCAGTGGATGCAGTGGTGGTTACTTAGAAGATGCATTCAAATTTATTGCAAAGAAAGGAGGAATGGCAAGTGAAACAAACTACCCTTACAAAGAAACCGACGAGAAATGTAAATTTAAGAAGGAATCAAAGCATGTAGCTGAGATTAAAGGGTATGAGAAAGTTCCTTCTAATAGTGAAAATGATCTTCTAAAAGCTGTGGCAAATCAACCTGTATCAGTTTATGTTGATGCAGGAGATTATGTATTTCAGTTTTACTCAGGTGGAATTTTTACAGGAAAATGTGGAACTGATACAGATCATGTTGTTACTATTGTTGGTTATGGTGTATCACTTGATTATACTGAGTATTGGTTAGTAAAAAATTCATGGGGTACTGGGTGGGGTGAGAAAGGGTACATGAAATTGAAGCGAAACGTTGATTCTAAAAAAGGTTTATGTGGAATTGCCACCAATCCTTCTTATCCAGTTGCTTAA
- the LOC11445035 gene encoding disease resistance protein RUN1 produces MMIKYDVFVSFRGQDTHNNFADHLFAALQRKGIVAFRDDSNLKKGESIAPELLHAIEASKVFIVLFSKNYASSTWCLRELEYILHCSQVSGTRVLPIFYDVDPSEVRHQNGSYGEALAKHEERFQHESEMVQRWRASLTQVANLSGWDMHHKPQYAEIEKIVEEITNISGHKFSCLPKELVGINYPIEKVANLLLLDSVDDVRVVGICGMGGIGKTTLTTALCGRISHRFDVRCFIDDLSRIYRHDGPIGAQKQILHQTLGGEHFQIYNLYDTTNLIQSRLRRLRALIIVDNVDKVEQLDKLAVNRECLGAGSRIVIISRDEHILKEYGVDVVYKVPLLNGTNSLQLFCQKAFKLDHIMSSFDKLTFDILSYANGLPLAIKVLGSFLFGRDIYEWKSALARLSKSPNKDIMDVMRLSFEGLEKLEKEIFLDIACFFIQSKKIYVQKVLNCCGFHADIGLRVLIDKSLLSISEENNIEMHSLLKELGREIVQEKSIKDSRRWSRVWLHEQLHNIMLENVEMKVEAIYFPCDIDENETEILIMGEALSKMSHLRLLILKEVKFAGNLGCLSNELRYVEWGRYPFKYLPACFQPNQLVELIMRHSSVKQLWKDKKYLPNLKILDLSHSKNLRKVPDFGEMPNLEELNLKGCIKLVQIDPSIGVLRKLVFMKLKDCKNLVSIPNNILGLSSLKYLNLSGCSKVFNNPRHLKKFDSSDILFHSQSTTSSLKWTTIGLHSLYHEVLTSCLLPSFLSIYCLSEVDISFCGLSYLPDAIGCLLRLERLNIGGNNFVTLPSLRELSKLVYLNLEHCKLLESLPQLPFPTAFEHMTTYKRTVGLVIFNCPKLGESEDCNSMAFSWMIQLIQARQQPSTFSYEDIIKIVIPGSEIPIWFNNQSEGDSIRMDLSQIMDNNDNDFIGIACCAVFSVAPVDPTTTTCARRPKIELRFSNSNSHLFSFIIIPVILERDHIVVKSNHMCLMYFPQKSLFDILKWIDGTLTHLDDINMKASIMKGQGLDLEVQNCGYHWVYKPDLQELTMMHPGNSVARKRKFLAIEDEAQP; encoded by the exons ATGATGATCAAGTATGACGTTTTTGTGAGCTTTAGAGGCCAAGACACACACAACAATTTTGCCGATCATCTTTTTGCTGCCCTTCAAAGAAAAGGCATCGTTGCATTCAGGGATGATTCTAACCTGAAGAAAGGTGAATCCATAGCACCCGAGCTCCTTCATGCAATTGAAGCCTCAAAGGTTTTTATTGTACTCTTCTCAAAAAACTATGCTTCCTCAACATGGTGCTTGCGAGAGTTGGAATACATCCTTCACTGCAGTCAAGTTTCTGGAACTCGTGTTCTCCCTATTTTCTATGATGTTGATCCTTCTGAGGTGAGACATCAAAATGGAAGTTATGGAGAAGCCCTTGCCAAACACGAAGAAAGATTCCAACATGAATCAGAGATGGTACAAAGATGGAGGGCAAGTCTAACACAAGTCGCCAATCTCTCTGGTTGGGATATGCATCATAA GCCTCAATATGCAGAGATTGAAAAGATTGTTGAAGAGATAACGAATATATCGGGTCACAAATTTTCATGTCTTCCAAAAGAATTAGTTGGAATAAATTATCCTATAGAAAAAGTAGCAAATCTATTACTTTTGGACTCCGTTGATGATGTTCGGGTTGTAGGAATTTGTGGGATGGGTGGAATAGGGAAGACAACTCTTACTACTGCTTTATGTGGTAGAATCTCTCATCGATTTGATGTACGTTGTTTTATTGATGATCTAAGCAGAATATATAGACATGATGGTCCAATTGGTGCACAAAAGCAAATCCTACACCAAACTCTTGGCGGGGAACACTTTCAAATATACAATCTATATGACACAACTAATTTGATACAAAGTAGGCTACGCCGCCTACGAGCACTTATAATAGTTGATAATGTTGATAAAGTTGAACAACTTGATAAATTAGCTGTGAATCGTGAATGCTTAGGTGCAGGGAGTAGAATCGTTATAATTTCTAGAGATGAACATATCTTGAAAGAGTATGGAGTTGATGTAGTTTACAAAGTTCCACTCTTGAATGGGACTAACTCTCTTCAATTGTTTTGTCAAAAAGCTTTCAAACTTGATCATATTATGAGTAGTTTTGATAAGTTGACATTTGACATACTCAGTTATGCTAATGGTCTACCGCTAGCAATTAAAGTATTGGGATCATTTTTGTTTGGTCGAGACATCTATGAATGGAAAAGTGCATTGGCTAGATTGAGCAAAAGTCCAAACAAAGATATCATGGATGTGATGCGATTAAGTTTTGAAGGGTTagaaaaattggaaaaagaaatatttcttGACATTGCTTGTTTTTTCATTCAGAGCAAGAAGATTTATGTCCAAAAAGTTCTAAATTGCTGTGGATTCCATGCTGATATTGGATTAAGAGTTCTAATTGATAAATCACTTCTAAGCATTTCAGaggaaaataatattgaaatgcATAGTTTGTTAAAAGAATTGGGCAGAGAAATTGTCCAAGAAAAGTCAATCAAAGATTCAAGAAGGTGGAGTAGGGTGTGGCTCCATGAACAACTCCACAATATTATGTTAGAGAATGTG GAAATGAAGGTTGAAGCCATATATTTTCCCTGTGATATAGACGAAAACGAAACAGAAATATTAATCATGGGTGAAGCATTGTCCAAAATGAGTCATCTTAGATTGCTCATACTCAAGGAAGTGAAGTTCGCAGGGAACCTCGGCTGCCTTTCTAACGAGTTAAGATACGTAGAGTGGGGTAGATATCCTTTCAAGTATTTGCCAGCATGTTTTCAGCCCAATCAACTTGTTGAATTGATCATGAGGCATAGCAGCGTCAAACAACTATGGAAAGACAAGAAG TATTTGcccaatttgaaaattttggatctAAGCCACTCAAAGAATCTAAGAAAGGTGCCAGATTTTGGAGAGATGCCAAATCTAGAAGAGCTAAATCTCAAAGGCTGTATAAAGCTTGTGCAGATTGATCCATCAATTGGGGTTCTAAGAAAGCTTGTTTTCATGAAATTGAAAGATTGCAAAAATCTAGTAAGCATACCGAACAACATACTTGGTCTCAGCTCTCTTAAATATCTAAATCTTTCCGGGTGTTCCAAAGTGTTTAACAATCCAAGGcatttgaagaaatttgattcgagtgatattttatttcattcccAATCAACAACTTCCTCCTTGAAATGGACCACAATTGGTTTGCATTCCTTGTATCATGAAGTTTTAACTAGTTGTTTGCTACCTTCTTTTCTTAGCATATACTGTTTGAGTGAAGTTGATATCAGTTTCTGTGGTCTAAGCTATCTCCCTGATGCAATTGGATGTCTACTTCGACTAGAAAGATTAAATATAGGGGGGAACAATTTTGTGACACTGCCTAGCCTGAGGGAGCTTTCCAAACTTGTATATTTAAACTTGGAGCATTGCAAGCTTTTGGAATCTTTGCCTCAACTTCCTTTTCCTACTGCTTTCGAGCATATGACAACATATAAGAGGACAGTAGGATTGGTCATTTTCAACTGTCCTAAATTGGGTGAGAGTGAAGATTGCAATAGCATGGCATTTTCATGGATGATACAATTGATTCAGGCAAGACAACAACCCTCCACTTTCTCCTATGAAGACATCATTAAAATTGTTATTCCTGGAAGTGAAATACCAATTTGGTTCAACAATCAGAGCGAGGGTGATTCAATAAGAATGGACCTATCTCAGATTATGGACAACAATGACAATGATTTCATTGGCATTGCTTGTTGTGCAGTATTCTCCGTTGCACCTGTTGATCCAACTACGACAACATGTGCACGGAGACCCAAAATAGAGCTAAGATTTTCTAATAGTAATAGTCACTTGTTTTCATTTATCATCATTCCAGTCATTCTTGAAAGAGATCATATCGTGGTCAAATCAAATCACATGTGCTTAATGTATTTCCCTCAGAAATCATTATTTGATATTCTGAAGTGGATAGACGGAACTCTCACACATCTTGATGATATCAATATGAAAGCTAGCATTATGAAGGGCCAAGGTCTGGATTTGGAGGTGCAGAATTGCGGGTATCATTGGGTTTATAAACCGGATCTACAAGAGTTAACAATGATGCATCCCGGAAATTCTGTAGCTCGGAAGCGCAAGTTTTTGGCAATTGAAGATGAGGCACAACCATAA